DNA from Quercus lobata isolate SW786 chromosome 1, ValleyOak3.0 Primary Assembly, whole genome shotgun sequence:
GGGAGAGTGGAGGGGAGGGAGGAAAGAGGGAGAATAAATGAGAGTATAGTTGAGTAAAATTAGCTCAAAATAGGCTAATCTTAGATTAAATTGACTATGTTCtccctttctcttctctcaatTCAAAATGGGCCGTGAATTACCAAAAGCCCTTCCCATCCTTCCTGTCaaatcctttgaaaaaaaaGGGTCAGTCCCacaatttttatatcaaattaaTATCATGAATCATAAAACTCAGTCAAAGGCTTAATTGGAAGTAAATAATGGTTTTGTCTGGTTAAAAAGAAGAACTGGGCTCATTTATTAAAGCGAAAGATCGTAAAAGTACGGACCAAGCTAATCTGATTATGAGACAAAATCAGGCCTTTGAAATGATGGTGGAGCGCTCTGTCTCTATTGCCACGTCACCTTCCCATTTCCCTCAATGTTGGCcgtttttgaatatttattattattaaattaatcaataataataaattaacaaCAAAGACCCAAcccacattttattttttattttttattttttgagagacAACAAAGATCCAACTCACATTTtatcttcaaattaaaaaaaaaaaaaaaaaaactcacattttACCTTAAACCGCTTGCAATTTCAGATTCTAAAGTTAAGGTCATTATAGTCATTTACAAGAAAATCACCTCGCAGTAAACATGCAATACACGTTACatgcttttcagttttcagttctTTTGCCCGATCAATCACATTCTATAAATCACCAATACagtgaaaaattaaagaatccattattattattattattattattattgccaTTAAAACCCTCCAATTTCCCATTAATTACCCTTTAAACCCTCTCTTCCTCCCATTACAAGTTCACAGTCTCACACTGTGACTCCAGCTTGTGAGTCACAATACAAACCcttcatatctctctctctctgtgaactTGCAAACAACAATGGCGAGCCCAAGTCTGTATGTTCTTCTacctttcactttttttcttctcatcctCCATTTCCTTTTCTCCCAAGCTTCGAAAAACCCAGATTTGGAACCTCTCTTGGCGTTCAAAGCCTCTACAGATAAAGCAAACAAGCTTACAACTTGGAACTCCACCACCAACCCATGTACCTGGACAGGCGTCTCGTGCCTCCACGACCGAGTCTCGCGACTCGTCCTCGAAGACCTCGATCTCCAGGGCTCGTTCGAGTCACTCACCGCTCTGACTCAGCTCCGAGTTCTCAGCCTCAAGCAAAACCGTCTCTCAGGTCCCATTCCTGACCTCTCCAACCTCACGGCTCTTAAGCTCCTCTTCCTCTCTCACAACGACTTCTCCGGCGAGTTCCCGCCGTCAATGCCGACTCTTTTCCGACTGTACCGTCTCGATCTGTCGTACAATAATTTTTCCGGCGAGGTTCCAGTATCGGTCAGCGGTTTGACCCACCTCCTGACGCTCCGGCTCGAGGAGAACCGGTTTTCCGGTTCTATTTCCCGTCTGAACCTCCCGAATCTGCAGGACTTCAACGTCTCCGGTAACCGCTTCTCCGGTGAAATACCCAAGTCTTTATCAGGTTTTCCCATTTCTGCTTTTGCTCAAAACCTGGGTCTCTGTGGGTCACCCATTGAGCAAAAGTGCAAAAGCCTCGTTAGTGATCCGACCCGACCTGGGTCTGAAAACGGAGCCATTGCCTCACCTTTAATACCAGGTCCTAACCCAAAAACCACAGTATCATCATCACCGAGTTCAGTTCCTTCAACCAGAACAACATCGCCATCAAAATCAGAAAATACTGGCCACGCTGGAGCCTCGAAAATAAGCCCTGTAGCATTGATAGCCATAATCGTGGGCGACGCAGTGGTCCTAGCTGTCGTGTCTCTAATCCTCTACTGCTATTTCTGGAGAAACTACGCTTCAAAAATGCGTGACGGGCAGGGGAAGTCGTCAAAGCTGATAGAGAGCGAGAAGATAGTGTACTCGTCGAGCCCATATCCTGCTGGGGCTGGGGCTCAGTCCGGGTTCGAAAAGGGTCGCATGATGTTCTTCGAAGGGGTGAGGCGGTTCGAGCTGGAGGACTTGCTTCGAGCCTCGGCGGAGATGTTGGGGAAAGGCGGGTTTGGCACAGCCTATAAGGCTGTGTTGGATGATGGGAATGTGGTAGCGGTGAAGAGACTCAAGGACGCGAGTGTGGGAgggaagagagagtttgaacaGCACATGGAGGTGTTGGGAAGGTTGAGACATCCAAATGTGGTTAGTCTTAGAGCTTACTATTTTGCAAGGGAGGAGAAATTGTTGGTCTATGATTACATGCCCAATGGGAGCTTGTTTTGGCTTCTTCACGGTACGTATATATGTTCTTAATTTACTTTTCTAATTTAGcctattgtttttttctttataattaatTAGAGGAAAATGTGGAGCTAGCTAGCGTTGAGTTTGTTTATTAGTACTTGCGTTTATTGGGTTCCAACTTTCAAGAGTTGTGCTTTTACAAACATAAATGTTacagcaatttttttaatttctgggcTACCAAAACGTGATCTCTGATAATGTGCAAGCATTTAATGTAAGCCATGGTTGATGGCTCATAGCGCGGTGGGTGGGGAATAGTCATGGGCGTTATGCTATACCGTTGGTCTCATCGTTAGGGTTTTTAAGGTTGAATAATTGTCTGATGCAATTGGACCATTTGATGTGATATTAAGCTTGAGCAAAATGTTGGAGGTGGTTGTTGTCTTGTTGATGAGGGCTAACAACGATCTCGTATAAATGTATGTAGTAGGGATTTTTTGCTTGCTTTTTAATTTGGTCATGAAGAAGCAGTGGGGTGGGATCCACTCTCACAGTCACATCTCGCTTTAGgaattgaaaaatgaatatatttttaACTTGCGATTTGGGAATTGGGTTTCCTTTACTTTACtgtatcattattattattattattattattcattacaGACTGTGCACTACTCGCAGACCCAGACCCAGACCCAGACCCAGACCCTGACCCTATACActttgtctctcttttctctttttgtttttttcctgcTAGTGCCAGTACtcctttatctattttttaaattaaatatgaccAAAAAGTGCAAAGTTATAGAATCCTATCCTATGCCTCATGTAAAATATTCTTGTAGTGCCTCGTACATAATTATATTGAAATTAAAGGGgggttgtttatttttatttatatatttttatgggGACAGGTAACAGAGGACCCGGAAGAACCCCACTAGACTGGACCACGAGGCTGAAAATCGCAGCAGGAGCAGCTCGAGGACTAACCTTTATTCACAACTCATGCAGGTCCCTTAAGCTCACCCACGGTAacatcaaatccaccaacatcCTCCTAGATAAATCGGGGAATGCACACGTGTCAGACTTTGGACTCTCAGTCTTTGCTGCCCCCACTAATGGGGGCCCACGATCCAGCGGCTACCGTGCTCCAGAATCATCAGACGGTCGAAAACTCACTCAAAAATCCGACGTGTACTCTTTTGGGGTTCTTCTTTTAGAATTACTCACAGGGAAGTGTCCCTCTGTGGTGGACAATGGTGGTGGGCCCGGAGGAGGAGGGTACAATAGTGGGGTCGTTGATCTTCCTAGGTGGGTCCAGTCTGTGGTCAGAGAGGAATGGACGGCTGAGGTTTTCGATTTGGAGTTGATGAGGTACAAGGATATTGAGGAGGAAATGGTTGGGTTGTTGCAGATTGCAATGTCTTGTACGGCTGCCTCCCCTGATCAACGGCCCAAAATGAGCCACGTCGTCAAGATGATCGATGAGATACGTGGGGTCGAGGTTTCACCTGGTCACGACACGTTGGACTACTTGTCTGAGTCACCTTCCATGTCCGAGGATACGTGCGGCGCGAGTcagtgatttttctttctttctgagtttatatatttgttataaaCTACTAGTatttgtttggactttggaccatctgtgtaaaaaaaaaaaaaaaatggcaactGGTTTTGTTTTGTCTCACGAAaatcggaattttttttttcatcatttggGTTTTCTGCTAATTAAAGAAATTGCGAGTGATTGCAATATATATAGAGTTCTGTTTTAGTTATGATCTCTAGCATGCTGACACTGCATGTTTCTGGGATGTAACTGGCTTTTTGCCACACTCTTGAATGATTGgtacacaatatatatatacaatgaATTAGGATTTGATAGCCATCTTTATATGGGAAAGCAGCCATAATTGGTGGATGATTAGTGTATAATTTGTAATTGATGTGTTACAGGTTTGAGGGATTATTATGAGCAGGCGAAAGGATCCCTTCCACTTAATTTCCTCTCATTccatctatttattttttatttttatttttttttgtgaaggaCATCTATTATTTTAGTCAGATGTGAGATATGTGGTATTAAAATAACCAATGGTTTTAAAACCATATGTGTAAACTATACATAATCAAACAAATGGCACGATCATAAATtggctaaaattgaaaatttaaatggaGAGAATCTTCTCCCACATGTAATGACTAAGTATacgatatataaatataaataaataaataaatatatatatatatatatatatgtgtgtgtgtgtgtgtgagtgccttttttgtgacactcaggTCCAAGGATCCTGGGTCAAATAGTTTGTGGTTTGATGGACCAGACTTTGATTCATCGCAGCTAacagctgtttaagaatcaagtagtACACAGGgcatgcttcctacaatacatgTAAACTAATAAGcaaggatatttgtattgaaagaCAAATCAAAACAGCGAGGTAAATGCAGagatcaaaataacaaaagcacAAAACAATGCTATAAGGATCCTTAAATCAGTGAGaaatatttcattgaaattttctttgttatggTTACAGTacgctcactaagacgtgatacaaggttcaagcaagctcaaaaattacagtcttgaatgaCTATTCCAACCttcaagacttgcaaagtttgattctttttgaatccgagtatgtgcaatagtggcttttataGGATACCGGAAAGTAATATTACTAACTTTCCCTgagttttctcttctttacAAAATTTCATCAATAGTTTTTCACTCCTCCGAATCTCTCTCTGCCTTCTTCGCAACCTTTCCCTCCcttttatagtgatattttggAGTCCCAGGGGAACCATTGGTTCCCCCGTTTTGTCTTCTGGTTAATAGGGCATGTACCGTGCCCATCACTCAGCAGGTTCTATTCCCTGTTTTTCATTCTTCCCTTCTTTTCAGCTTCGATTCCTTTGAAAGTTCATGGTTGGTTACCTATTTCGGGATATGCTGAGGTCACGCCTTTCTTAATCCCACCATTTGGCAGTTCttcctttttgccttttttcccAACCAGGCGGAATCCCATTCTGCCAGTTTGAAAGTCGTTCATTGCCATTCCCTTTTTCGTACTTCAccattctggttccccgaggcgcTTCCCACTTGCGCCGTGAGAGGTCGctgattctttcttcttttcttgctgGGTCGTTTGGCGCTTATGGCTTCtactttgtttcttatttttctttttgtctttttctttcgaaCTGTCTTAATCTTTCTTTGACTTTGCTTATGCGCCTAGGAGGATCCGCGCCTCTTGGTGGTCACTGAGGATCCTGGCTATTTCTTCTTCAACCTTTTGACGTGGGCTTCTCTTCCTTCTTGATGCTTCTTTTAGGCTTTAAGCCTCTTGAGCCTGCCACTTCTTCTCTTTTGTGGTCCCCTTGCACCTGCTTCCTTGGGCTTAACTTATTTTCGTTTGGGCTTGGCTCACTTCTTTGGGCTTGGGCACTGTGATctttttttagacctcaacatttaccccccgagctcgtgggttgcctaaAGCCCACGCGTGAGTAATTCAAGGTTCCTTAGATTTTGTAGGATCTTCTTTTAATTACCCCTGGGTTCCCTTCTTTCTTACTCAAGATCCCGGCCTTTCTTGctgctcttctttttttttttttttggtcatctTAGTCTTTTGCTGTGTTTCGTGTTCCCTCATTTTACAATTTCCTCTTTGCACGAGACGTGGCAGTTGAgtatttggagtaaaatttcctTTACCCACCTTTCTCGTTCCCCGTAACTTCCATTAATAACTGCTAATTaatctcttcttcaaaattaaattttttggcaactggcgcgtctttccatacACTGTCTTCTCCAACTGCTCTTTGCGCTTTTATTGCGACCGCTTCAcattatcactttgcttctctgagtctttcattcttaggtctcttttctctcttatcaGACAGTCTGTTATTCCAGTCTTCCCTTTTTCGTTCTTTCAATCCCCTTTCTTCTCATTATTCTCATTGTtccaatggcttcttcttcttctcgaaaaAGAAGAGAGCGCACCCCAAGCCCTTCTAAGggcgaaggttcttctggttctgcttCGAGTTAATCTCACGAAGTCACTGAGCGTCTAGCCTTTCCTTTACGGGACCCCTGGTACTCTCCCAGTCTGTTTTTTCCTCAGGTATCTCATGGCAAGGCTCCTTCGTCTCCTCATGCTTGGAAGTTTTCTTGCCAGGCGGGTTTTGCTAGTTCCGCCCAGGTTCCagaccctagagagatttttgactTTCATATTAGACAAGGAATTCGAGAGGCGGTACCTATATTTTACGATTTTGTTCCTGGGAAAATCCAAGGTTGGCCCATCTGGGTAGATAAGGAACTATCTAATGTGGACTTTGTGGGTCGCTTGGAGCGCGCTGGTATCCTAAAAGCGGTGGCAATTTCCAGAAATCTCGAGGGTTTCAGAGATGCCAAGGGGCTCAGGAATCTGGTATGCCATTGGTGCCCTTctcttcatacttttttcttttctgttggtgaGTTGACGATTACCttggaggatgtggttaataacttccttcTCCCAGTATTTGGTGATGAAAGTCCTTTTGATATCAGCCTTTCTGAAGAGGATCTTGCGGTGGAAGATAAGCTGTTTGGCCATTTTGGTGGTCGCACTGCCTCTCCCGGTGGTAAGCCAGCCAgaatggggagatgggtgatgaccctttcccgtgagaaaaataaagaagttaGGTGGGTTGGTTTCTTAGCATTTTGGCTTAGCAAATTTTTGTTCAGTGAGTTCCTTGGGTACGGGGTTAAATCTTCCTTCTTCCATTAGCGAttaagttggctcgaggtactCAATACCCTTTagcccctctgtttttgggtcatgtttattCTCAATTGGATCAGCTTCATGGAAATGAGGCCGAaggtgattcttgttatgtgattacttcgtctcttcactgtgctattctttaaattttcatgtgggaccgttcttCAGCCACTTTGGCAAAGTGTaggaatttgaagtttgtaaaggataaattccaaggatcccctgatatagtgaagggtctttgtggtaATTTGACTGATGCTTTCCCTATTATCTTTCGTTGGATCAgtttgaaaggtggtggcctcaacCTTGTTGAGTTATTTGATCAAGCAGGAAATTTATGTTGGAGATCTCCTCGTGAGTTTGGTCTTGGCTTTGCGTACGACTCTGTGTTgtcttcctttttatcttctacaggtaatacttTTGATCTGCgtcgtggtgatgagggcagtctggcttatcttgcttGCATTAGCCTCTCTTGGCTTCCTATGCCTTCTTTGAGTGGTCCAAGATATACCCATTATTCAGCATATCGGGTGCTGCAGCAGTTTGGTTTTGACCAGGACATTCCACCAATTTTTAAGGATATAGTGCCGTTCCTTCCTTCtttggatcctttcttgaggctgcaggccttctcttattggtcacggaggagcccccagtttgcagtgcctaactctCAAAGAGGAGTTTTTGCTTCTAACGGTTATGCTGGTTACTGGAGAAGAGTACAGAAGTCTTTTTTTGATTATGTTGGGTCTGGTTCAGTTCGGGAAACCCCTAGTCTTAGCATTGCCTCtgctccgacatccaatagACGTTTATCCCTACCTACTactgggattgtttctgctttCGTAAGTAGTAAGACTGGGTTTGCAAAATGGCATGCCTCtaggggaggttgggtgacaTATGCACAAGATTTTCTCGGAACTTGGTTGGGTTGCAGTCTTATTATTGGTACTTCCCCCGGAGTACCTATTAAAAAAGGTGCAGTGGAGACAATACGTGCTGCTACCGCTTTAGGtaaaggcaaggatgtcaggccgaaaaagaagaaaacagtTGATGTTGAGGAAAGTACAGAAGGTGTGAAGACTGGTCCTGAGGCGAAAAGGAGAAAAACTGGGAAATCCCAGACACATTTGGTATCCCAGGAAGACAAGGAAGTCGGGCAACCTTTGgcttcaaggacccggaagaagaccaaggtagagtcttctttttcccaggttcctgtgacttcTTCAGTCCATGGTCCTTTAGGATCCTCTGATTTTGTATCCCAGCCCCCCTTAGGACCCTCTGGGTGTACTCGTAGTAAGTAAAAGACCTCCaaagaatctgtagagagagagagaagggtaggacctctttccttcttctctctttttcatttgttcatATTTTTGCAGTTACTACCTCTTTTTTAGCTAACAAGTGATTGTTTCCTTTGTAGTCCAAACGCAAGTCGGACTTCAAGAAGGGCAAAAGTCAATCGTCTGGTGATGATGTGGTATGGATTTCCCTTGTTCATGCTTCTCCGTTTGCTCTAGTACTATGTTGTCTGTATTACCCCGTTGTCTTCACTTATTACTGTTTGcttattcctttcttttctctttaggtGGAGGTGTCCTCTCCTATGACCGGCAAAGTTCtggaagaaaaaactgttaCAGCCCTTTCTATTGCATTTCCTGTTATGGAGGAGGAGCCCCCTAGTGGTGGTCTAGCTAAGGAGACCGGGCAACCGATGCAGAGTGCCCAAACTTCTCAAGATCCCGAAGCTTCCAAGATCCCTGCATCTCACAGTCCTCAGTTTGAGCGCACTCCCAGTCCCATCAGAACCGTGTTTCCTCAAACATTGTCAGGTAAAGAGAGTTTGGGAGGCAcacctttatccaaacaaacaggtgagCCGTATTTCCCTTTAAAATAGTGTTTCatctctatttctctttgttcccctcttttttttttttttgagtttcttctttcctttctccttttaggtcaaGCCAGTGTGTGGTCTGCTCCCAGTGTTGCTTCCTCTTTGGAATCAGAAAACTCGGAAGGTGAGTGTAGATTGTTCccactatataaaaaaaatccattgtATTACTCAATCACTatacaattaaaataaacaatatttattGAGTGTGcaaccaaatactaaaaaattatgattggaaattttaataaaattatatatttgatatctcTAAATAAACTTTGAGTATATACACTctaaaagtgagaaaaatgaatAGTCATTGCCACATCCAATGAAAAGATTTTTCTTGAACCAGcttttctttgataaaattaataaaaaaataaaaaataaaaaataaaaacttttgatttattGGTGAATATTTGGGGCTTAATTAATACATCTAATAGTACATAATTATCtacattgataaaaaaattgggAGCTTTTGTCATTATTAGGGCCctcaatttgttgattttgtatCTCTTTCTGTCTCACCGGTGTATTAATCCTTAAGGATTATGCTCTCTGTTATGGAGGCAATGAGTGTGGAAAAGAATCTATCA
Protein-coding regions in this window:
- the LOC115990222 gene encoding probable leucine-rich repeat receptor-like protein kinase At1g68400, encoding MASPSLYVLLPFTFFLLILHFLFSQASKNPDLEPLLAFKASTDKANKLTTWNSTTNPCTWTGVSCLHDRVSRLVLEDLDLQGSFESLTALTQLRVLSLKQNRLSGPIPDLSNLTALKLLFLSHNDFSGEFPPSMPTLFRLYRLDLSYNNFSGEVPVSVSGLTHLLTLRLEENRFSGSISRLNLPNLQDFNVSGNRFSGEIPKSLSGFPISAFAQNLGLCGSPIEQKCKSLVSDPTRPGSENGAIASPLIPGPNPKTTVSSSPSSVPSTRTTSPSKSENTGHAGASKISPVALIAIIVGDAVVLAVVSLILYCYFWRNYASKMRDGQGKSSKLIESEKIVYSSSPYPAGAGAQSGFEKGRMMFFEGVRRFELEDLLRASAEMLGKGGFGTAYKAVLDDGNVVAVKRLKDASVGGKREFEQHMEVLGRLRHPNVVSLRAYYFAREEKLLVYDYMPNGSLFWLLHGNRGPGRTPLDWTTRLKIAAGAARGLTFIHNSCRSLKLTHGNIKSTNILLDKSGNAHVSDFGLSVFAAPTNGGPRSSGYRAPESSDGRKLTQKSDVYSFGVLLLELLTGKCPSVVDNGGGPGGGGYNSGVVDLPRWVQSVVREEWTAEVFDLELMRYKDIEEEMVGLLQIAMSCTAASPDQRPKMSHVVKMIDEIRGVEVSPGHDTLDYLSESPSMSEDTCGASQ